In Alkalihalobacterium alkalinitrilicum, a genomic segment contains:
- a CDS encoding CBO0543 family protein: MNNKLDKTIELSAWIITSLLLFKYVPKNRIREAHISFLFKQVITWLFGLLVVEKNLISYPNRLFFKKANKASFTFEYFVYPALCSLFNLYYPEKSNNVAKLIYYFIHTSIIICFEIFAVKYTNLIKYNNWKWYWSFITMWLTYYVSRIYHRWFYKDRSNNKRISYNIFK; the protein is encoded by the coding sequence ATGAATAATAAATTAGATAAAACAATTGAATTATCAGCTTGGATAATTACGTCGCTACTATTATTTAAGTATGTTCCTAAAAACAGAATACGGGAAGCCCATATATCTTTTTTATTTAAACAAGTCATTACATGGCTTTTCGGTTTACTTGTAGTTGAAAAAAATCTAATTTCTTATCCTAATCGTCTATTCTTTAAAAAAGCAAACAAAGCTAGCTTTACATTTGAATACTTTGTTTATCCTGCGTTATGCTCATTATTCAATTTATATTATCCAGAAAAGAGTAATAACGTTGCAAAACTAATTTATTACTTTATCCATACATCAATAATTATATGTTTCGAAATATTTGCTGTTAAATACACTAATCTAATTAAGTATAACAATTGGAAATGGTATTGGAGCTTTATTACAATGTGGTTAACTTATTATGTATCACGCATTTACCACAGATGGTTTTATAAAGATAGATCTAATAACAAAAGAATTTCCTACAATATTTTTAAATAA